The proteins below are encoded in one region of Levilactobacillus namurensis:
- a CDS encoding YdcF family protein has translation MAFHIPAVWYWVWVIPVSLGGIFAWRYQRNKTRLSNGLWFSAAFYTFLAALAMTILGTNNGPLIAISLIAFVVILMAIGVTFALQAFLLLWNAWIVWHREQHTVANMLTLGLGVFFLILPWLDRLAGQVLPRPVDAFLVAVVNLSLLYVAFWFYNYLTMLVIYQFNRPRLNQDYIVVLGAGLLNGNQVSPLLKQRIDRGLRFYRRQLTKTGHPVKMIFSGGQGSDETVAEGQAMRDYAISQGLPADDAIAETRSRTTLENMQFSRALMTTTARPPRVIFVSNNYHIYRAGMIAQQAGLRADGIGSRTAHFFLPNAVLREYIAVFVRNKRWHLVAFGGILVMSGLLAWL, from the coding sequence ATGGCCTTTCACATTCCGGCGGTCTGGTATTGGGTCTGGGTGATTCCGGTGAGCTTAGGTGGTATCTTCGCGTGGCGTTACCAGCGGAATAAGACGCGTCTTAGTAATGGCTTGTGGTTTTCGGCAGCGTTCTACACGTTCTTGGCCGCCTTGGCCATGACGATTTTGGGTACCAATAACGGCCCCTTGATTGCCATCAGTCTCATTGCCTTTGTGGTGATTTTGATGGCGATTGGGGTGACTTTTGCCTTACAAGCGTTTCTGCTGCTGTGGAATGCCTGGATCGTTTGGCACCGCGAACAGCACACCGTTGCCAATATGCTGACGTTGGGGTTGGGCGTCTTCTTCTTAATCTTGCCCTGGTTGGATCGACTGGCTGGGCAGGTGTTACCGCGGCCCGTAGACGCCTTCTTGGTCGCCGTCGTGAACCTGTCGCTGTTGTACGTTGCCTTTTGGTTCTACAATTACTTGACCATGCTGGTCATTTACCAGTTCAACCGGCCGCGGTTAAATCAGGATTACATCGTGGTGTTAGGGGCGGGACTGTTAAATGGAAACCAGGTCTCACCACTTTTGAAACAGCGAATTGACCGGGGGTTACGGTTCTACCGGCGCCAATTGACGAAGACCGGACACCCGGTCAAGATGATCTTTTCCGGCGGTCAGGGGAGCGACGAGACGGTTGCGGAAGGTCAGGCCATGCGCGATTACGCAATCAGCCAGGGGTTACCGGCGGATGATGCCATCGCAGAGACCCGGTCGCGGACGACTTTGGAAAACATGCAGTTCAGTCGAGCACTGATGACCACGACTGCTAGGCCACCGCGCGTCATTTTCGTTTCCAATAATTACCACATCTATCGAGCGGGGATGATTGCCCAACAAGCCGGACTCCGTGCGGATGGCATCGGGTCGCGGACGGCGCATTTCTTTCTACCCAACGCTGTTTTGCGGGAGTACATTGCCGTCTTTGTCCGGAACAAACGTTGGCACCTGGTGGCCTTTGGGGGGATTTTGGTCATGAGTGGCTTATTGGCGTGGCTTTAG
- a CDS encoding adenine phosphoribosyltransferase, whose product MAIDFTKYIASVPDYPEKGVIFRDISPLMADGEAFHAATDQIVKYAKDKGVEMIVGPEARGFIVGCPVAYELGVGFAPARKEGKLPRATVKASYDLEYGTSSLYLHKDAIKPGQRVLVTDDLLATGGTIGATIKLVEDLGGVVVGTAFLIELEALHGRDQLKGYDVFSLMTY is encoded by the coding sequence ATGGCAATCGATTTTACCAAATATATCGCAAGTGTTCCCGATTATCCTGAAAAGGGCGTTATCTTCCGGGACATTTCCCCGTTGATGGCGGATGGCGAAGCCTTTCACGCGGCTACCGACCAAATCGTCAAATACGCGAAGGATAAGGGCGTTGAAATGATCGTGGGTCCCGAAGCGCGGGGGTTCATTGTGGGCTGCCCCGTGGCTTACGAATTAGGCGTCGGCTTTGCCCCTGCCCGTAAGGAAGGCAAGTTACCTCGGGCAACGGTCAAGGCTAGCTATGACCTGGAATACGGGACGTCGTCGTTATACCTGCACAAGGATGCCATCAAGCCTGGTCAACGGGTCTTAGTGACCGATGACTTATTAGCCACTGGGGGAACCATTGGCGCGACCATCAAGTTGGTTGAAGACTTGGGTGGTGTCGTGGTCGGAACGGCCTTCTTGATTGAATTAGAGGCCTTACACGGTCGGGACCAATTAAAGGGTTACGACGTGTTCAGCCTGATGACTTACTAG